A genomic segment from Colletotrichum higginsianum IMI 349063 chromosome 5, whole genome shotgun sequence encodes:
- a CDS encoding TPR/MLP1/MLP2-like protein: MAAAVDVGYVASHLGLSEATVSTATTDPTPDLVASLLEAVIAKAREHDELYAQKLQVDIELESAHHSAESRCQTFKATADKALKDVEEVRQKLREEETKRQTVENELQSLKSRGSDHDSEITTLRDRIESLQSSNRANMALLESRNARDSELSEELAKQHQKNVQLQKEITSLQQSVQTAQAAVSSAKYREESLQQQLDLARRNSEWFETELKTKSEEALKYRREKGARIAELQRQNEDAKSSIESLKRSEQQLRDRLDAAQAKAEEALTKVQQQQEAFARSEESYKHEIESKQRVVDMTNQLADSHKARVQTLEAEKEALKEKHGNEIRRIQQELERERESCRALEERVTQLEGEVDELHARMEQAPARGSTPTPQTPRMNGSFLGRPASPFATPASARSKSAITATQAIDELYKVKGQLAGEKRRNQQLAEELDNMISLLEAKTPEIEELQNEADTLRAEITRMSELSQTSFEERDVAKKSARKAESALANAQAESKILRTQLRDLSTQIQMLVFNMHAREKGVDQLTREESIRLEQLSRGEITEGALSDMSDTHQFITQKFVVFKDIQELQAKNQELLRVTRELAEQMESEEAVAAKSQAVEDHQAVERLQQELANMIDETKSLRTTMESFKAERDMFRRLLQQKATAGELASILGSDDGQRPPLATIENEAGDGVSTQTALRALQVEFDTYRNDEESVRRSLREQIDKLSSEKNSLQGEVAKISSQLTLASERYEMLHSNFVAVQSENKELQKRNQSLSEDSIKHEIRTQQVAEELIDAKGLLESARNEAANLKAEKKLWKDIQDRLNQDNESLMQEKTRLNNLLASQQSMQNERDISESEYRRKAQSKIDALEQELGSTKRKLSDEMEEGKKLQLRKEFDARESQKRIDELSSSLSQIREEHVAVKTSRDHLQARVDELTIELRNAEERAGRLAPRPTPRPGTMAPPAQTDQENEDEVRELINEVSDLKRELDIAKSQLENAKEQTEQYKQLSEQNEEALSEFTASQEQYREEMEAALTGKDAKIKELEQRVEDLSSELANSNKELSHLRDSQAEVARKYEDEKTILDEEIKRLKEETERHAEAAKFHQQDLRAQSEITAKAQQDYEHELVKHAEAAKLVQQLRTEYNELKSQSATLRAEAESAKVALSQSESSWEERRQRLEQEMLEIKTRRDDVNAQNKLLHEQLESITKQFSALKEGRNSAAEDANGSTEGGGGGDNAADGLRELNNYLRREKEILEVQYDLKVQESKRLQQQLEYSQSQLDEARLKLDQERRSQAESGQASIAHKDLMDKLHELNLYRESSATLRNELAQARAQISEKNAKIEELEGKVQPLEARIEELQTQKGFLEDEIKQVQEDRDRWQKRTEGILTKYGRVDPAEMEQLKQTITNLEAERDALKQSEAPLRAEIEETKQLLETERANWQNTRQRMTDQFKERSRKLTGEKNDAITARNEAVTEKDAVVAEKDQLLQQVNAANAELEAARQNLQVSTQQRTEFEQQIQSFQQQVQKLQQDAQAAPSSGQGAQLAPDASASVSTQIVAQLEQQLTEIRSQLDAVSAQKATAEQELDNLRTQLQTATSERDQAIQAAQQAAQSQPQPASEAGEINEGATATANGTTASGLSDEERKALEEKIAAAEAKAAEYERKANELEENITQTIKERSDKMRNALNEKLRQSREKLDEEYKTKLEQEKIIWKAEHQSTATAAATAAPGQAVDEQQPAVPATPIKQQDSDAVSTTPMAGTPAGSADLSQLPDAEIRKFLSTNPTVRSIMSSNLRKKLEEQTAKVKNETESVLKAEYEQRIASAREEGQMLAQKKSALQINMKDSQLRGANAKIEVVSTAAVKTPQRPVGEVWEEAKAAKAAPPAPQPSPVKPAGTAQQPAAPRPTLPAPPASAAQAGATPTGKSSLGGTSHLARSNTAQAVPNASVNQAQPPASAPSGIPPPGSTIPQKRQIPAPGENKPAVANAGAGANPFAQGAQAQQAPQQQQQNPFASSTQGAPAGQQGQQNQQGQAQQQPATHGQPAQRSNIPLPGRGGGVGRGRGGFAAGNRVSSGGGGERGGMAGRGGRGGRGGHGAGALNPGVSDFQPGNKRPRGDSEAGGGAGAKRARGGGH; the protein is encoded by the exons atggcagcggcggtggaTGTAGGCTATGTGGCCAGCCACCTTGGCTTGTCCGAAGCGACAGTCTCGACAGCCACGACCGATCCGACCCCCGACCTCGTCGCGAGCCTTCTCGAAGCCGTCATCGCGAAAGCTCGTGAGCACGACGAACTATATGCGCAGAAGCTCCAAGTCGACATTGAACTCGAGAGCGCCCATCACAGCGCAGAATCCCGATGCCAAACCTTCAAGGCGACGGCCGACAAGGCCCTgaaggacgtcgaggaagtcCGTCAAAAGTTGAGGGAGGAAG AGACCAAGCGACAAACCGTCGAGAATGAGCTGCAATCGCTCAAATCGCGTGGATCCGACCACGACTCCGAGATCACCACCCTCCGCGATCGAATCGAGTCCCTCCAATCTTCCAATCGCGCGAACATGGCCCTTCTGGAGTCGCGGAACGCTCGCGACTCGGAGCTCTCTGAAGAGCTAGCCAAGCAACACCAGAAGAACGTCCAGCTTCAGAAGGAGATCACCTCTCTGCAGCAGTCCGTCCAGACCGCTCAAGCCGCCGTCAGCAGCGCCAAATACCGAGAGGAATCGCTCCAGCAACAGCTTGACCTGGCCCGCCGTAACAGCGAGTGGTTCGAGACTGAGCTCAAGACCAAGAGCGAGGAAGCACTCAAGTACCGCCGCGAGAAGGGAGCCCGTATCGCCGAGCTGCAACGACAAAACGAGGACGCCAAATCCAGCATCGAATCTCTGAAACGCAGCGAGCAACAACTCCGAGACCGTCTCGACGCAGcccaggccaaggccgaaGAAGCACTCACCAaggtccagcagcagcaggaagcTTTTGCCCGCAGCGAGGAGAGCTACAAGCACGAGATCGAGAGCAAGCAACGCGTCGTCGATATGACCAACCAACTGGCTGACAGTCACAAGGCCCGCGTCCAGACCTTGGAAGCTGAGAAGGAAGCTCTGAAGGAGAAGCATGGAAACGAAATCAGGCGCATCCAGCAGGAACTCGAacgggagagggagagctgCCGTGCTCTGGAGGAGAGAGTTACGCAactcgagggcgaggtcgacgagctccaTGCCCGCATGGAACAAGCCCCCGCTCGTGGATCTACTCCCACACCACAGACGCCCCGCATGAACGGCTCGTTCCTCGGAAGACCTGCTTCCCCTTTCGCCACCCCGGCCTCTGCGCGAAGCAAGTCTGCCATCACGGCAACTCAGGCCATTGACGAACTCTACAAGGTCAAGGGACAGCTGGCGGGAGAGAAGAGACGCAaccagcagctcgccgaggagctcgacaacATGAtctccctcctcgaggccaagacACCCGAGATCGAGGAACTCCAAAACGAAGCCGATACTCTGCGGGCCGAGATTACTAGGATGTCCGAGCTCTCCCAGACCAGCTTCGAGGAACGTGATGTGGCCAAGAAGAGCGCGAGGAAGGCCGAGAGCGCCCTGGCCAATGCCCAGGCAGAGTCCAAGATCCTCCGGACACAGCTCCGCGATCTTAGCACGCAGATCCAGATGCTGGTCTTCAACATGCACGCCCGCGAAAAGGGCGTCGACCAGCTCACCAGAGAAGAGTCAATTCGTCTGGAACAGCTTTCTCGGGGCGAGATCACCGAAGGTGCCCTCTCCGACATGTCCGACACTCACCAGTTCATCACTCAAAAGTTCGTGGTCTTCAAGGACATCCAAGAGCTCCAAGCCAAGAACCAAGAGCTGCTGAGAGTCACCCGCGAGCTGGCGGAGCAGATGGAGAGCGAGGAAGCCGTCGCGGCCAAGAGCCAGGCCGTCGAAGATCATCAAGCTGTCGAGCGCCTACAGCAGGAACTCGCCAACATGATTGACGAAACAAAGTCCCTTAGGACGACAATGGAGAGCTTCAAGGCCGAGCGTGACATGTTCAGGCGTCTTCTCCAGCAAAAGGCCACCGCTGGCGAGCTCGCGTCCATCCTTGGCTCAGACGACGGTCAGCGCCCACCGCTCGCCACCATCGAGAACGAGGCCGGTGATGGCGTGTCAACCCAGACCGCCCTCCGCGCACTGCAGGTCGAATTCGACACGTACAGAAACGACGAAGAGTCAGTCCGCCGATCGTTGCGGGAGCAGATCGACAAACTGTCTAGCGAAAAGAACTCCCTCCAGGGCGAGGTCGCCAAGATCTCTAGCCAGCTCACTCTCGCCTCGGAGCGGTATGAGATGCTTCACTCCAATTTTGTGGCCGTCCAGAGCGAGAACAAGGAGCTCCAGAAGCGGAACCAGTCGCTGTCGGAGGACTCAATCAAGCACGAAATCCGAACGCagcaggtcgccgaggagctcatcgacgccaagggCTTACTCGAGAGTGCCCGCAACGAAGCGGCCAAtctcaaggccgagaagaagctctgGAAGGACATCCAGGACCGCCTCAACCAAGACAACGAAAGCCTGATGCAAGAAAAGACCCGACTGAACAACCTTTTGGCTAGCCAGCAGTCGATGCAAAACGAACGCGACATCTCAGAGTCCGAATACAGGCGGAAAGCGCAGTCCAAGATCGATGCACTTGAACAAGAGCTCGGCAGCACGAAGCGGAAATTGTcggacgagatggaggagggcaagaagcTCCAGCTCAGAAAGGAGTTCGACGCGCGCGAGTCCCAGAAGCGCATCGACGAGCTGTCATCTAGCCTTAGCCAGATCCGCGAAGAGCACGTCGCAGTGAAGACCAGTCGCGACCATCTCCAAGCGCGTGTTGACGAGCTTACCATTGAGCTTCGCAACGCCGAAGAGCGAGCTGGTCGCCTGGCCCCGAGACCTACGCCCCGCCCCGGTACCATGGCGCCTCCTGCGCAGACCGACCAAgagaacgaggacgaggtaCGCGAGCTCATCAACGAGGTCTCCGATCTCAAGAGGGAACTCGACATCGCCAAGTCCCAGCTCGAGAACGCCAAGGAACAGACGGAGCAATACAAGCAGCTCAGCGAGCAGAACGAAGAGGCTCTGTCTGAGTTCACAGCCTCCCAGGAACAGTACAGAGAGGAGATGGAAGCGGCCCTCACGGGCAAGGAtgccaagatcaaggagcttgagcagcgcgtcgaggacctgTCGTCCGAGCTGGCAAACTCCAACAAGGAACTGTCTCACCTCCGCGACTCCCAGGCCGAGGTTGCCCGCAAGtacgaggacgagaagaccATCTTGGACGAGGAAATCAAGCGgttgaaggaggagacggagcgccacgccgaggccgccaagtTCCACCAACAGGACCTTCGTGCCCAGTCCGAGATCACGGCCAAGGCTCAGCAGGATTACGAACATGAGCTCGTCAAGCACGCCGAAGCTGCGAAGCTAGTCCAGCAGCTGCGCACCGAATACAACGAACTCAAGAGTCAATCGGCGACGCTGcgagccgaggccgagtcTGCCAAGGTTGCCCTGTCCCAGAGTGAGAGCTCTTGGGAGGAGAGAAGACAACGACTCGAGCAGGAGATGTTGGAAATCAAGACTCGCCGCGACGACGTCAACGCCCAAAACAAGCTGTTGCACGAGCAGCTGGAGAGCATCACGAAGCAGTTCTCTGCGCTCAAGGAAGGTCGCAACTctgcggccgaggatgccaACGGCAGCACAGAAGGTGGTGGGGGCGGCGACAACGCAGCCGACGGTCTTCGCGAACTCAACAATTACCTGCGCCGCGAGAAGGAGATTTTGGAGGTTCAGTACGACCTCAAGGTTCAGGAATCCAAGCGTCTGCAGCAACAATTGGAGTACTCTCAGTCCCAGCTTGACGAGGCCCGTCTCAAGCTGGACCAGGAGCGTCGTTCGCAAGCAGAGAGCGGGCAAGCCTCCATCGCCCACAAGGATCTCATGGACAAACTTCACGAACTCAACCTCTACCGGGAGAGTAGCGCCACACTTCGCAACGAGCTTGCTCAAGCCCGGGCGCAAATCTCCGAGAAGAACGCCAAGATTGAGGAACTGGAAGGCAAGGTCCAGCCTCTCGAGGCTCGGATCGAGGAGCTCCAGACCCAGAAGGGTTTCCTCGAGGACGAAATCAAGCAGGTCCAAGAGGACCGCGACAGATGGCAGAAGCGGACCGAGGGCATTCTCACAAAGTACGGCCGTGTCGATCCCGCTGAGATGGAACAGCTCAAGCAGACCATCACCAACCTGGAGGCCGAACGCGACGCCCTCAAACAGTCCGAGGCTCCTCTGCGAGCCGAGATCGAGGAAACCAAGCAGTTGCTGGAGACGGAGCGAGCCAACTGGCAAAACACCCGCCAGCGCATGACGGACCAGTTCAAAGAGCGATCGCGCAAACTTACCGGCGAGAAGAACGACGCCATCACGGCACGGAACGAGGCCGTCACCGAGAAGGATGCTGTCGTCGCCGAAAAGGACCAGCTCCTGCAGCAAGTCAATGCTGCCAATGCGGAACTCGAGGCGGCTCGACAGAACCTGCAGGTGTCGACGCAACAGCGTACCGAGTTCGAGCAGCAGATCCAGAGCTTTCAGCAGCAAGTCCAGAAGCTTCAACAAGATGCCCAAGCGGCTCCGTCGAGCGGTCAGGGCGCCCAGCTCGCTCCGGATGCGTCGGCATCGGTCTCAACGCAGATCGTCGCTCAGCTGGAGCAGCAACTTACCGAGATTCGAAGCCAACTGGACGCCGTTTCCGCTCAGAAGGCGACCGCCGAGCAAGAGCTCGACAACCTCCGGACGCAGTTgcagacggcgacgtccGAGAGAGATCAGGCTATCCAGGCCGCCCAACAAGCGGCTCAGTCGCAGCCTCAGCCCGCATCCGAGGCCGGTGAGATTAACGAAGGGGCGACCGCAaccgccaacggcaccaccGCCAGTGGTCTGTCCGACGAAGAGCGCAAGGCTTTGGAGGAGAAGAttgccgctgccgaggcAAAGGCTGCCGAGTACGAGCGCAAGGCGaacgagctcgaggagaacATTACGCAAACCATCAAGGAACGGTCGGACAAGATGAGAAATGCGCTGAACGAGAAGCTCCGCCAGTCTCGCGAGAAGTTGGACGAGGAATACAAGACCAAGCTGGAGCAGGAGAAGATCATTTGGAAGGCCGAGCATCAAAGtaccgccaccgccgccgccaccgccgcacCTGGGCAAGCCGTGGACGAACAGCAGCCAGCTGTGCCTGCCACGCCGATCAAGCAACAGGACTCGGATGCAGTTTCGACAACGCCAATGGCCGGCACACCCGCCGGGTCAGCGGATCTCTCTCAGCTTCCCGACGCCGAGATCCGCAAGTTCCTCTCCACGAACCCTACCGTGCGCAGCATCATGTCTTCGAATCTTAGGAAGAAGCTGGAAGAGCAGACTGCCAAGGTCAAGAACGAGACGGAGAGCGTCCTCAAGGCCGAGTATGAGCAGAGAATCGCGAGTGCTCGGGAGGAGGGCCAGATGCTGGCTCAGAAGAAGTCTGCGCTGCAGATCAACATGAAGGACAGCCAACTCAGGGGCGCCAACGCCAAGATCGAGGTCGTGTCCACGGCAGCCGTCAAGACGCCTCAAAGACCCGTAGGAGAAGTTtgggaggaggccaaggcggccaaAGCAGCCCCTCCCGCGCCGCAACCGAGCCCGGTGAAGCCCGCTGGCACCGCACAGCAGCCGGCTGCACCCCGTCCAACTCTGCCAGCACCTCCAGCCTCGGCGGCACAGGCTGGTGCGACACCGACTGGTAAGTCTTCCCTTGGAGGCACAAGTCACCTCGCCCGCTCTAACACTGCCCAAGCTGTACCCAATGCATCAGTCAACCAAGCTCAACCGCCAGCCTCTGCCCCCAGCGGCATTCCCCCACCGGGCAGCACCATCCCGCAGAAGCGGCAAATCCCGGCCCCCGGCGAGAACAAACCAGCGGTGGCCAACGCTGGTGCTGGGGCGAACCCGTTCGCTCAGGGGGCTCAAGCACAGCAGGCacctcaacaacaacaacaaaaccCCTTTGCGTCTAGCACCCAAGGCGCAccggccggccagcagggTCAGCAAAACCAGCAAGGCCaagcgcagcagcagccggcgACTCACGGCCAACCGGCCCAACGCAGCAATATTCCTCTGCctggacgcggcggcggtgttggccgtggccgtggtggcTTCGCAGCAGGCAACCGAGTGtcaagcggcggcggcggcgagagagGCGGCATGGCGGGACGCGGCGGACGCGGGGGTAGAGGCGGCCACGGTGCAGGGGCATTGAACCCTGGCGTGAGCGACTTCCAACCCGGAAACAAGAGACCACGAGGCGACTCAGAGGCGGGTGGAGGCGCCGGagcgaagagggcgagaggAGGTGGGCACTAG
- a CDS encoding Exonuclease, translating to MAGAVGGQNELIHLTLVDFLSGDVLQNCLVNPSRPIKNWREGITGINAAGMQKAVAKNEALHGWKAARDELWRFADEDTILIGQSIHNDLKVLHTYHSRIVDSAIVTADAVLRGGSKIRKRWGLETLCRELLGIQIRQSSQTGGGLAHDALEDALAARELIIVCALRPERLESWACAARKVFFEKSDSKSKKPRAGSNQRKRVSQYKAMEEEDIEEMLTWEDVVDYEIWPKSPPDSD from the coding sequence ATGGCCGGTGCCGTCGGAGGGCAAAATGAGCTCATTCATTTAACCTTGGTTGATTTCTTGTCGGGTGACGTGCTGCAAAACTGCCTGGTCAACCCCTCAAGGCCCATCAAAAACTGGCGAGAAGGCATCACTGGCATCAACGCCGCGGGTATGCAGAAAGCTGTCGCGAAGAACGAGGCCTTGCACGGCTGGAAGGCTGCTCGAGATGAGCTCTGGCGgttcgccgacgaggatACCATTCTCATCGGACAGTCGATCCATAACGATCTTAAAGTATTGCACACCTACCATTCCAGAATCGTCGACTCGGCTATCGTCACCGCCGATGCTGTACTGCGGGGTGGGTCCAAGATACGGAAGAGATGGGGTCTGGAGACTCTCTGTCGCGAGTTGCTGGGCATCCAGATCCGTCAATCCTCTCAGACGGGCGGTGGTCTAGCCCACGATGCGCTGGAAGATGCGCTTGCGGCAAGGGAGCTGATTATCGTGTGTGCTCTCAGACCAGAACGGCTGGAGAGCTGGGCTTGCGCCGCGAGGAAGGTTTTTTTTGAGAAGAGCGACAGCAAGTCTAAGAAACCTCGGGCAGGCAGCAATCAACGCAAAAGGGTTTCTCAGTACAAGGCTatggaggaggaagacatTGAGGAGATGCTGACATGGGAAGATGTGGTAGACTATGAGATATGGCCGAAGTCGCCTCCGGACTCAGACTAG
- a CDS encoding P450 monooxygenase, which yields MGVVLQSLADRGLWGNSGGVYLMILSVFVLGFLAWHHREDKPYPGFQLIGKERGEWSYEKARERWNNNAFELLRDGFEKVLSPFGPLVMLPPSLCDEVRNDKRLTFTGFIDRNWLEGGLWLTTTRQQWLTRYSGLSVLQDGLKWEIIQEALRKNLNQELVHLTERVCNETSLILSEELPSSAEWQQVRFFPVANQLAARLSTKILLGDRLCRDKEWIQVGISFTGVVLRAGRALRAWPVLLRPLVHRFVPTMNYLRGQIKRAREIMEPELAVLRQGRALGEKGVESLSWIDDVRRGREFDIVAGQLFLTFAAIHTTSSVVTAMLYDLLAYPEYFTLLRQEIVRVLTEDGGWSKNSLYKLKLMDSCMKESQRLHILGPRNAPPS from the exons ATGGGGGTCGTCCTCCAGTCCCTCGCTGACCGCGGGCTATGGGGTAACTCTGGGGGTGTGTACCTGATGATTTTATCCGTTTTCGTCCTGGGATTTCTGGCATGGCATCATCGCGAGGACAAGCCCTATCCGGGCTTCCAGCTCATCGGTAAAGAACGCGGGGAATGGTCTTACGAGAAAGCGAGGGAGAGATGGAACAACAACGCATTCGAGCTTCTCCGGGACGGCTTCGAGAAG GTCCTCTCCCCCTTTGGCCCTCTCGTCATGCTGCCGCCTAGCCTCTGCGATGAAGTCCGCAACGACAAGCGCCTTACCTTTACCGGGTTCATCGACAGG AACTGGCTTGAGGGCGGCTTATGGCTGACGACTACTCGGCAGCAATGGCTCACCCGTTACTCGGGCCTCAGCGTCCTCCAAGACGGCCTGAAATGGGAAATCATCCAAGAAGCCCTACGAAAGAACCTCAACCAGGAGCTGG TGCATTTGACGGAACGAGTTTGTAACGAAACATCCCTGATCCTGAGCGAGGAACTCCCGTCCAGCGCCGAATGGCAGCAGGTTCGATTCTTCCCCGTCGCAAACCAGCTCGCTGCGCGCCTGTCGACAAAaatcctcctcggcgaccgcCTCTGCCGGGACAAGGAGTGGATCCAGGTCGGCATAAGCTTCACCGGCGTTGTCCTACGCGCCGGGCGTGCGCTCCGCGCCTGGCCCGTTCTGCTCAGACCGCTCGTCCACCGCTTCGTCCCGACGATGAACTACCTCCGGGGGCAAATCAAACGAGCCCGTGAGATAATGGAGCCCGAGCTGGCGGTCCTCCGACAGGGAAGAGCCCTGGGGGAAAAGGGCGTGGAATCCCTCTCGTGGATCGACGACGTTCGCCGCGGGCGGGAGTTCGACATCGTTGCCGGGCAGCTCTTCCTCACATTTGCGGCGATCCACACGACCTCGTCCGTGGTGACTGCTATGCTCTACGACCTGCTGGCGTATCCGGAGTACTTTACCCTTCTGAGGCAGGAGATTGTGCGGGTGTTGACGGAGGACGGCGGTTGGAGCAAGAACAGCCTCTACAAGCTGAAGCTCATGGACAGCTGCATGAAGGAGAGCCAGAGGCTTCACATCCTCGGACCGCGTAATGCTCCTCCCTCTTGA
- a CDS encoding HET domain-containing protein, giving the protein MRLLNTSTLTLTEFVGEQAPQYAILSHTWSDGEVLFQDLQEGGGPSTTKAGWSKVLAACRLAQAQSYSWIWIDTCCIDKSSSSELSEAINSMFKWYRDAKICFAYLADVPYSEPGTDECAAALAGSRWFTRGWTLQELLAPSSLDFYSSEWRRIASRPFLADGIQRTTGIDAAYLSGYSLKNASVAARMSWASGRETTRVEDMAYCLLGIFDVNLPLIYGEGKKAFRRLQEAILRQIDDQSLFAWGPIDEGNSSGVLDSRAYPLLADDPSWFRGSGDIVPFRPRGIETRLHVAHDGVTITSPLWKRNPSSWVKRPRSVYLAPLQCQKKNNVLNSIAIRLCSLADGDEGEGGVGNSPVPCYRFSLLLLTVPMTAWKKESLLSTFLYFNSRERLRAGGVMDRQGCVIRTLPRETQTREMFSPDLGLLETMTIIPFTKRLARSYGLGAPIVIRLASSLRRDLALVLQYQYMSMTNSDVDAAIFPPMPGWMINRVVVIPSGSTIKDVAIRCQEESEQWTPEFVRRVSGGKWDGQHVGDMSPTDSVQNSGLETFTRYRVRVSNEDVHGPLLFLVDVEDLEGENRSLEVHHGGSYVLARKSGI; this is encoded by the coding sequence ATGAGGCTTCTCAACACGTCGACTCTGACACTGACAGAGTTCGTCGGCGAACAAGCGCCGCAGTACGCGATCTTGTCTCACACCTGGTCGGACGGCGAGGTTTTGTTCCAAGATTTAcaagagggcggcggccccTCAACCACCAAGGCGGGTTGGTCCAAGGTCCTGGCGGCGTGCCGTCTGGCGCAGGCGCAGAGCTACTCGTGGATATGGATCGACACCTGCTGCATCGACAAGTCAAGCAGTAGCGAGCTGtccgaggccatcaactcCATGTTCAAGTGGTACCGGGACGCCAAGATCTGCTTCGCgtacctcgccgacgtcccCTACTCGGAACCCGGGACTGATGAGtgcgccgccgcgctggccgGCAGCCGGTGGTTCACCCGCGGCTGGACCCTTCAGGAGCTCCTCGCTCCGTCCTCTCTGGACTTTTACTCTTCCGAATGGAGGCGCATAGCCTCGCGGCCCTTTCTGGCCGACGGTATCCAACGCACAACAGGCATCGACGCGGCGTACCTCTCGGGCTACAGCCTCAAGAACGCCAGCGTGGCCGCGCGCATGAGCTGGGCATCCGGACGAGAGACTACGCGCGTCGAAGACATGGCGTACTGCCTCCTCGGTATCTTCGATGTCAACCTGCCGCTCATCTACGGCGAGGGGAAAAAGGCCTTCCGGCGACTGCAGGAGGCCATTCTTCGTCAGATCGACGACCAGTCTCTGTTCGCATGGGGCCCCATAGACGAAGGCAACTCGAGCGGCGTGTTGGATAGCAGGGCCTACCCTCTCCTCGCAGACGACCCGTCCTGGTTCAGGGGCTCGGGGGACATCGTGCCGTTCCGGCCGCGGGGCATTGAGACGCGGCTGCACGTCGCTCATGACGGCGTGACAATCACCTCGCCGCTGTGGAAGCGGAACCCTTCGAGCTGGGTCAAGCGTCCTAGATCCGTCTACCTCGCTCCTCTGCAGTGCCAGAAAAAGAACAACGTCCTCAACAGCATCGCGATACGGTTATGCAgtctcgccgacggcgatgagggggagggaggcgtgGGAAACTCGCCAGTGCCGTGCTACCGCttctcgctgctgctgctcacTGTCCCGATGACGGCATGGAAGAAGGAGAGCCTCTTGTCTACGTTTCTGTATTTTAACAGCAGAGAGAGGCTGCGCGCGGGCGGTGTCATGGACAGACAGGGATGCGTCATCCGCACGTTGCCGCGAGAGACCCAGACGAGAGAGATGTTCTCGCCAGATTTGGGTCTCTTGGAGACGATGACTATCATCCCTTTTACAAAACGCCTTGCCAGATCGTACGGTCTGGGGGCGCCCATCGTGATTCGCCTGGCGAGTTCACTCCGCAGGGACCTCGCTCTCGTGCTGCAGTACCAATACATGTCGATGACCAACAGCGACGTggacgccgccatcttcccGCCTATGCCGGGCTGGATGATCAACCGAGTCGTGGTCATCCCTTCGGGTTCTACAATCAAAGACGTCGCGATCCGGTGTCAGGAGGAATCCGAGCAGTGGACGCCGGAATTCGTTCGTCGAGTGTCTGGTGGGAAGTGGGACGGTCAGCACGTTGGTGACATGTCACCCACGGATTCTGTTCAAAACAGTGGATTGGAGACGTTCACTAGGTATCGAGTGAGGGTGTCCAACGAGGATGTCCATGGTCCGTTGCTGTTTCTGGTTGATGTTGAGGATCTGGAGGGCGAGAATCGTTCTTTGGAGGTACACCATGGTGGGAGCTATGTGCTTGCAAGGAAGTCTGGTATCTAA
- a CDS encoding P450 monooxygenase has product MNRRAEEPMTLSDGTFLPKGTLLTVATHNTRDPALWGPSPERFDGHRFLRMRERPGHENRWQFISTSPEFLAFGHGMHACPGRFFASNEIKIVLAHLVMNYDWRVVGETPPGSMFASRFVPDPKTVVECMMMMSQLGKQDI; this is encoded by the exons ATGAACCGCAGGGCCGAAGAGCCCATGACGCTCTCGGACGGGACCTTCCTCCCCAAGGGAACACTGCTCACCGTTGCCACACACAACACGCGCGACCCGGCCCTCTGGGGCCCGTCGCCGGAGCGGTTCGACGGCCACCGGTTCCTCCGCATGCGCGAGCGTCCAGGGCACGAGAACCGCTGGCAGTTCATCTCGACGAGCCCCGAGTTCCTCGCCTTCGGGCACGGCATGCACGCGTGCCCCGGGCGCTTCTTCGCGAGCAACGAGATCAAGATCGTGCTGGCGCACCTCGTCATGAACTACGACTGGAGGGTCGTCGGGGAGACGCCACCGGGGAGCATGTTCGCCAGCCGATTTGTGCCGGACCCGAAAACGGTCGTCGAAT gcatgatgatgatgagcCAGTTGGGCAAGCAAGATATCTAG